TAAACAAAATATCTTTAAGGAAAATTTTTAAGATATAGTTTTTAATTTTAAATCTGACTGCTTGCTCTTTGATATGCCCCTTTGTAACTCCTTTTATTAGACGGTGGGAAATTTTCAATATATCTTCTTGCTTATAGGGTTTTTCTATAAAGTTATAATAATGATATTTTTTTAAGGCTTCAAGCTGGTAATAGACATGAGTAATAACAAACACAATATAGGTTAATTCATATTGAGATATAGAACGAATCTTCTCTGCGATTTCTACTACTGACATATCAGGGAGTTCAATATCTAAGAAGAATAATTCGATTGTTTCTTGCTCTAATATTCTTATTGCTTGTCCTCCAGTGGCGGCTTCAAATATTTTTATATCTCTATTTGAGGCCTTAAGCATTCTAACTAAGGTACTTCTTTCAAACTGGTCATCTTCAACTACAAGAATATTCATCATTGTAATTCTCCTATCCTATGCTTCGCTAAATATTGATATATTTTTAACAACTTCAAATCCTAATAAAACATTAACATAATGTAATGCTAATTTAAATAGAAGGTCGATGAAGTGTTAAAATAATCGACGAAATGTTATAAAAGCTCTAGCAAAATTAGGAAAAGAGAGCATTCTTTTATTTAAGAATTGCTCTCTTTTCCTAATTTTTCTTATTTTCAATAGCAAAGCACCCATTCCCTTACTGCAATTCCTCTACAAAGCCTAATCATCCTTGTTTAACTAAAAATATTTTTTACATCTGATAAGTTAAGCCCTAAAACTTTTATAAATACGCATAATCATATATTGCTATAAAGAAGCAATATTGCATCATAATAATACTAAATTTAATATTAGAAGTCCTAATCTTTGCAAAACCATGGCTTATAAAAAAACTATCTTTTCTTTGCTTCTTATGGTAAAATGATTTTATAGTGACTGTTGAGATAACCATCTGTTTACGCTTTCCGAGGGCTGTTGCAGATATCTTTTCAGTCGCTGTTTTTTTGAGAGAATCTTGAGGAATCTTGTTCAAAGTTAATTGGTCAATCTGATATAATCATACCATCGCTAAGTCGTATGACTCTTTTGCATGAATCAGCAATACTATCATCGTGTGTTACTATAATTATAGTAATCCCTTTGTTATTCAATTCTTTAAAGATTTTAAGTATATGTAGTCCCGTTTTTTCATCTAAAGATCCTGTAGGCTCGTCTGCTAGCAGTACTGATGGATTACAAGCTAGTCCTCGTGCAATAGCAACCCGCTGACATTGACCACCTGATAATTGAGATGGATATGAGTTAGCCTTATCAGAAAGTTCCATCTGATCTAAAAGATATTCGACAGTTTCTTTCAGCTTTCTGTCTGAAATTCTATTATATCTAAGAGGTAAAGCAATATTATCAAATACAGTCATATCGTCTATTAAAGCAAAATGTTGTACAATGAAGCCGATGTTATTACCACGAAATTCTGCTAAAGCATTAGGATTAAGTCCGTTAATTTTGTTTCCTTTAAACGAGTATTCTCCAACATCAGGAGTATCAAGTCCACCTATAATATTTAATAAAGATGATTTTCCAGAACCACTTTTTCCTACTATAGACACCATCTCTCCTTCTTCAATAGAAAGTGATATACCTTTTAATGCATACACCTTGGATTGTCCATGTCCATAATATTTATCAATATCTTTAAGCTCAATCATAGTCATTATTCCTTTCTCCTAATTAAATAGTTTACATCAAGTTTTTTAATTGCAATACTAGGCGTAATGCAGGAAAATCCAAACACCAACATTGCAACAAGTACTATTATTAATAAATGTATACCGCTTTCAATTATAATCATTGAAATTAGCAAAGAGATAAAAAGTGCAAGTCCCACTATATATAAAACCAAGCCGAACATTTGACATGTAATGCTGAATAGTGTACCTCCACACATCAAATGTACACCATATCTATAATAATTCTCTCGGATACACCCTAAAATATTTATTGATAGACCCACCACAGTAAATATTATCAAAGTTATAACAATATACAGCAACTGTACCACAGCTTCGTCTGATATTTTCATGATGTTGGTAAGGTCTGCTTTCCCTATTTGATATACCTTAAATCTTATAGTGTTATACTTTAGAGTTAAGTCATTTACCAGTTTTTCTATATTTATATTTGCATCTGAAGTTATAATTTGTCCATTAGCCTGTTGTAGTAATGTTATTTTAGCAAATTGAGGATACTGCGCAAAATTCACCTGAGAAAACGCTGGTATTATCATATATCTGTCAAGATAAAATAATGAACCCTTTACAGGCATGTATGTATCCGGTGGCAAAAAACCAATAACCTCAAAAACCATTTTTTCGAATAAATTTATACCTTCAAAAGTATCTCCTATTCTATAATACTCCTTATATTCACTTCCCAGTATAACCTTCACATTATTATTTTCATCTAAAATAAAATCTTTTTGGGAAAAGATTTTCCCTTCATCTAGGGACATTCCAAATTCAGAAAGTACATTTTCTGATACATGTACTGCTTTCACACCGACAAAAAGCTCGTCACTATCCTCATAAGGTCTATAGGGTTGTTCATTATCCCCCTCTTCATATCCAAATCTAAATTTTTCTGGAATCTCCTTGGCACTAATGTTAACATCTATTGGCTGCATAATAGTACTTATCCATGTAACATCCTGATTTTTTCTCAACTCCTCCACAAACCTATAAAGTTGAAAGTAAGCCTTTTCAGAATTCATATATTCTTTATAGCTGCCATCGTCATCAGCATTGTCATTTAAGCCATAGTATATCTTGTCACCTATAAACTCTTTAAAATATCCCGTACTTGAATATGCTACTATCGTGTTGGCTGCTAGCAAAGCAATTAGCGTAAAGCAAGTAATGCATTGTATAATAAGCATATTATTAATAAGTTTATTATTTTTAATATTACTATGAATTTCTTTTTTTATAATTTCCCAATTTATTTTCCTCATTGTTATCACCTCAAAGCTTCAGCTACAGGAACTTTAAGCATTTTCTTGATAGGTGGTATTGTTATCAGCCATCCAAAAATCACATTTAGTATTAATATGCCAAAAAAGGACTCTATTTTTGTTATTCTAACACCCCAAAACCACATTATTACTATTCCTACACCTATTCCTAACGAAGCAAAAATAAAGTAATCTTTGTATATATCCAGT
The sequence above is drawn from the Clostridium formicaceticum genome and encodes:
- a CDS encoding LytR/AlgR family response regulator transcription factor is translated as MMNILVVEDDQFERSTLVRMLKASNRDIKIFEAATGGQAIRILEQETIELFFLDIELPDMSVVEIAEKIRSISQYELTYIVFVITHVYYQLEALKKYHYYNFIEKPYKQEDILKISHRLIKGVTKGHIKEQAVRFKIKNYILKIFLKDILFIESQGKNCMIHTKNNQYIIPNISMKGALRKLESSSFMQTHKSYIVNFQNIHLIERYGKNAWIVHFKDYALAAYVSNKYKKEFLNRFLPKG
- a CDS encoding ABC transporter ATP-binding protein is translated as MTMIELKDIDKYYGHGQSKVYALKGISLSIEEGEMVSIVGKSGSGKSSLLNIIGGLDTPDVGEYSFKGNKINGLNPNALAEFRGNNIGFIVQHFALIDDMTVFDNIALPLRYNRISDRKLKETVEYLLDQMELSDKANSYPSQLSGGQCQRVAIARGLACNPSVLLADEPTGSLDEKTGLHILKIFKELNNKGITIIIVTHDDSIADSCKRVIRLSDGMIISD